A part of Melittangium boletus DSM 14713 genomic DNA contains:
- a CDS encoding NADH-quinone oxidoreductase subunit J, whose product MSIEHVLFGVFALLTVLSALMVIFAKSPISSAMSLVATFFFLAGIYVLLWAHTVAVMQVMVYAGAIMVLFLFVIMLLNLGESTQAGPRLTLPRVAGGAAAAGLLVVLVMAIWRVPSVNTFTGQQAVSGGFGTLARIGQTIFTQWLLPFEAVSLLLLVGMVGAVVVAKSRI is encoded by the coding sequence GTGAGCATCGAGCACGTTCTCTTCGGGGTCTTCGCCCTCCTCACGGTGCTGTCGGCCCTGATGGTCATCTTCGCCAAGAGCCCCATCAGCTCCGCCATGTCGCTGGTGGCCACGTTCTTCTTCCTCGCCGGCATCTACGTGCTCCTCTGGGCGCACACGGTGGCGGTGATGCAGGTCATGGTCTACGCGGGCGCCATCATGGTGCTCTTCCTCTTCGTCATCATGTTGCTCAACCTGGGTGAATCCACCCAGGCGGGGCCTCGGCTGACGCTCCCGCGCGTGGCGGGTGGTGCGGCGGCGGCGGGACTGCTGGTGGTGCTGGTGATGGCCATCTGGCGCGTACCCTCCGTCAACACCTTCACGGGACAGCAGGCGGTGAGCGGGGGGTTCGGCACGCTCGCGCGCATCGGTCAAACCATCTTCACCCAGTGGCTGTTGCCCTTCGAGGCCGTCAGCCTGCTGCTGCTGGTGGGCA